From a region of the Bradysia coprophila strain Holo2 chromosome X unlocalized genomic scaffold, BU_Bcop_v1 contig_173, whole genome shotgun sequence genome:
- the LOC119068325 gene encoding CDGSH iron-sulfur domain-containing protein 2 homolog → MESLSSLVKVSVPNYLAGLPIPNTFGGWFKLGFRDWLCLVPPTAAMAGLGYMSYLAFCPEGRPRPNGRCNLAHRLNEAKVVDSVDIEDIADKAAFCRCWKSKNWPYCDGAHGAHNKQTGDNVGPVVVKRKAQ, encoded by the exons ATGGAGAGCCTGTCCAGTTTGGTAAAAGTTTCCGTGCCGAATTATTTGGCAGGACTACCGATTCCCAATACATTCGGAGGATGGTTCAAGCTAGGAT TTCGTGATTGGCTTTGTCTAGTGCCACCAACAGCCGCAATGGCTGGCTTGGGATATATGTCGTACTTGGCATTCTGTCCGGAAGGTCGTCCTAGACCGAACGGTCGTTGTAACCTGGCACACCGGTTGAATGAAGCGAAAGTAGTTGATTCCGTTGATATTGAAGACATTGCTGATAAGGCCGCATTTTGCCGTTGTTGGAAATCAAAGAAC TGGCCTTATTGTGATGGCGCACATGGTGCACATAACAAACAAACTGGAGATAATGTTGGTCCAGTAGTTGTCAAGCGTAAGGCACAGTAA
- the LOC119068323 gene encoding uncharacterized protein LOC119068323, translating to MKQLKKCGYMGLATILLLSLSVSSQPLSSNEDGDTNSNQPPLVFPKENVTVGDGPPPLIFPTENVTIGEIPIPVLKKEDTTVKPGEDSDDAPLIFPKTNDKVPIIDLPPLIFPDHNSTAINQTALDILNASGKEKHGNIVPLPTASDENYYDFSDDSDNSDSVEEVQAVDKRPQTDNLEENFKMDADTLSRMPINDYDDNTEVDHPMLKNTHILVIIGALLAVLCVCLYLGITVWRRVMFNRYGMRERLINEDDFYGNKASIHHNF from the exons TTAGCTCACAACCCCTTTCATCGAACGAGGACGGTGACACCAATTCTAATCAACCGCCGTTGGTATTTCCCAAGGAAAACGTAACAGTCGGTGATGGACCACCGCCTCTTATTTTCCCAACAGAAAATGTAACAATTGGTGAAATACCTATACCAGTGCTGAAAAAGGAGGATACTACTGTGAAGCCGGGAGAAGATTCAGACGATGCACCATTAATTTTCCCCAAGACCAACGATAAAGTTCCAATCATCGACCTGCCGCCACTAATTTTTCCCGATCATAACAGCACAGCCATTAACCAAACTGCACTCGATATATTGAACGCATcaggaaaagaaaaacatggCAATATAGTTCCATTGCCGACAGCTTCTGACGAAAACTACTACGATTTCAGTGACGATTCCGACAATAGTGACTCAGTAGAAGAAGTACAAGCGGTTGATAAACGTCCACAAACGGATAACCTCGAAGAAAACTTCAA GATGGATGCTGATACACTATCCCGTATGCCTATAAACGATTACGATGATAATACAGAAGTGGACCATCCAATGTTGAAGAATACGCATATTTTGGTTATAATCGGTGCCTTGCTAGCAGTTTTATGCGTCTGTTTGTATTTGGGTATCACCGTTTGGAGACGAGTAATGTT CAATCGATATGGAATGAGAGAGAGACTTATTAACGAAGACGACTTTTACGGCAACAAAGCTAGTATTCACCATAACTTTTAA